One window from the genome of Candidatus Kryptoniota bacterium encodes:
- a CDS encoding methyltransferase domain-containing protein: protein MVTNDSRKDVEPFNRWSHSYDDSWIRRYADRVHVEMLNVVTNENAAPNIVLDVGCGTGRLLRKGRALYPSAQLFGIDPADGMVEVARSQIPSATIYLAAAESLPLADSSVDVVLSSISFHHWSDQLAALREISRVLRPGGCFCLADISMPAWLTKLFRHSKIKSPAAVSQLLSETGLRVKVQHGTFTRFILLTLGVKGSKGV, encoded by the coding sequence ATGGTTACCAACGATAGCAGAAAGGATGTTGAGCCTTTCAACCGCTGGTCTCACTCGTACGACGATTCATGGATTCGACGATACGCCGATCGAGTGCACGTGGAAATGCTCAATGTGGTCACCAATGAAAATGCCGCGCCAAATATTGTCCTTGATGTCGGATGCGGGACAGGGCGGTTGCTGCGCAAAGGGCGTGCGCTCTACCCGTCGGCGCAACTGTTTGGCATTGACCCCGCGGACGGCATGGTCGAAGTCGCACGCAGCCAAATACCATCTGCCACGATTTATTTGGCCGCGGCAGAGTCGCTGCCGCTAGCTGATTCCTCCGTCGATGTCGTGCTAAGCAGTATCTCATTTCATCACTGGAGTGACCAACTTGCAGCGCTCCGAGAGATAAGTCGCGTTCTTCGCCCGGGAGGCTGCTTCTGCTTGGCTGACATATCCATGCCAGCGTGGCTCACGAAACTCTTTCGACATTCCAAGATAAAAAGCCCCGCAGCGGTGAGTCAACTCTTAAGTGAAACAGGCTTGCGGGTTAAGGTGCAGCATGGCACTTTCACACGTTTTATTTTGTTGACCCTTGGCGTCAAGGGATCGAAGGGAGTCTGA
- a CDS encoding serine hydrolase, whose translation MKSLLKHLLFILVFVILAPRIHAQDVDVQKKLGDFDKYMEQTLKDWNTPGAGVGIVVKGRLVFAKGYGYRDYEKKLPVTPNTLFQIASNTKLFTSVSIGMLVAEGKLDWDKPIRQFVPIIQFATEDLNNSVTIRDMLSHRTGISRHDLIWYKSDFTRKELFDRLKYLEPSQPVRQGFLYNNMMLAASGYIVEYLSHETWEDFVRARIFKPLDMNNSIFSIDEMTKQPDCFVPYNERRDTTTLYRIPYYEEAQGIGPAGSIISNINDLSKWLIALMNGGAYDGKQVIPPDVVRATLTPSIALPNIQLEDAGYTEIFNSVYGMGRWFASYRGHYLAYHGGDLDGIHSQISCMPYDSIGVIVFVIGDQSAPLYNVISYNVYERLLGLDQTPWSKRRLEQRDASRKRDKEGRGKAGEERVADTKPSHNLEDYAGEFENPAYGVLKVTLKDTALEMSFHHIELPLKHFHYDRFDSPNDEQYGLWSLNYSTNPQGEIDRIKTSLDESEVTFVRRPDASLSDPETLGLYTGKYDLSGASAEVVLKNDGFLYLNIPGQPSYQLIPYRARKFQLKGYSDYIMEFALQNGKVISMIQHDPSGQYEFRRK comes from the coding sequence ATGAAATCTCTACTGAAGCATTTGCTCTTCATCCTGGTATTCGTGATTCTTGCCCCGAGAATCCATGCACAGGACGTCGATGTTCAAAAGAAACTGGGGGACTTCGATAAGTACATGGAACAAACTCTCAAAGATTGGAACACGCCGGGGGCAGGTGTGGGTATCGTCGTGAAGGGCCGCCTGGTGTTCGCGAAGGGTTATGGCTATCGAGATTATGAAAAGAAACTCCCCGTCACTCCTAACACTCTCTTTCAAATTGCATCCAATACGAAGCTTTTCACTTCGGTATCAATTGGGATGCTCGTTGCGGAAGGGAAACTGGACTGGGATAAGCCGATTCGTCAGTTTGTCCCCATTATTCAATTCGCGACCGAAGATCTCAACAATAGTGTTACCATTCGTGACATGCTGTCTCACCGGACCGGCATCTCGCGTCACGATCTTATCTGGTACAAGTCGGACTTCACCCGCAAAGAATTGTTCGACCGCTTGAAATATCTCGAGCCGAGTCAACCGGTTCGCCAGGGATTTCTTTACAACAACATGATGCTCGCAGCAAGCGGATATATCGTTGAGTATCTTTCCCACGAAACGTGGGAAGACTTTGTGCGCGCGAGAATCTTCAAGCCGTTGGACATGAACAACTCGATCTTCAGTATCGACGAGATGACCAAGCAGCCCGATTGCTTTGTCCCTTACAACGAAAGACGCGACACAACAACGCTCTACAGGATTCCCTACTACGAAGAGGCTCAGGGAATCGGTCCCGCCGGGTCGATCATCTCGAACATCAACGACCTGTCCAAGTGGCTCATCGCTCTCATGAACGGCGGAGCATATGACGGGAAACAAGTTATTCCTCCGGACGTCGTCCGCGCGACATTAACACCTTCAATCGCGCTTCCAAACATTCAACTCGAGGACGCGGGATACACCGAGATCTTTAATTCCGTCTATGGAATGGGGAGATGGTTTGCGTCATACAGGGGACATTACCTCGCGTATCATGGCGGCGATCTCGACGGGATACATTCGCAGATTTCGTGCATGCCTTACGATAGCATCGGCGTCATAGTCTTCGTGATCGGCGACCAGAGTGCTCCATTGTATAATGTTATTTCGTACAATGTCTACGAGCGGCTGCTCGGTCTCGATCAGACACCATGGAGCAAGCGAAGACTGGAGCAAAGGGACGCGTCGAGGAAGCGCGACAAAGAAGGTAGAGGCAAGGCGGGTGAAGAACGGGTTGCCGATACCAAGCCGTCCCACAATCTGGAGGATTATGCCGGCGAATTCGAGAATCCTGCATACGGCGTTCTCAAAGTAACGTTGAAGGATACCGCGCTTGAGATGAGCTTCCACCACATCGAGCTGCCACTCAAACATTTTCATTACGATCGGTTCGATTCTCCGAACGATGAGCAATACGGGTTGTGGTCGCTGAATTACTCGACCAACCCGCAGGGTGAAATTGACAGGATAAAAACTTCATTGGACGAGTCGGAAGTCACATTCGTCCGCAGGCCGGACGCGTCGTTGAGTGATCCTGAAACTTTAGGACTTTACACCGGGAAATACGATCTTAGCGGAGCATCGGCCGAGGTCGTGTTGAAGAATGACGGATTCCTGTACCTCAATATCCCGGGCCAGCCGTCGTACCAGCTTATTCCTTACAGAGCGCGCAAATTCCAGCTGAAGGGATATTCCGATTATATAATGGAGTTCGCTCTCCAGAACGGAAAAGTAATTTCGATGATACAACACGATCCATCCGGACAGTACGAATTCCGTAGGAAGTAA
- a CDS encoding cysteine synthase family protein translates to MNAIGKTPLVKLERLAERGCAEIFVKYEGANPTGSMKDRMALSMIEGAERRGELKPGGTVVEYTGGSTGSSLAMVCATKGYRAHFVSSDAFAAEKLRTMRAFGAELDIIPSENGLITAKLINSLVERARELSKRPNTFWTDQFNNVDNRNAYHEMAREIIAVLGKNIDEFIAGVGTGGCFSGNSEVFKNEVPGIRCIPIEPLNVRSLSGGDTSGTHKLEGIGAGFVPAICRLDLADEIMAVSDKDAYETARKLARMEGIFGGTTSGANVWAAIQRARIIGPEKKIVTIICDSGLKYLDGDLYR, encoded by the coding sequence ATGAACGCAATAGGAAAAACCCCGCTTGTTAAGCTGGAGCGTCTTGCCGAACGCGGTTGCGCGGAAATATTTGTCAAGTATGAAGGCGCCAATCCTACCGGCAGCATGAAAGACCGGATGGCACTCTCAATGATCGAAGGTGCTGAAAGGAGAGGTGAGCTCAAACCCGGTGGGACGGTCGTCGAGTACACCGGTGGAAGCACGGGAAGTTCTCTCGCGATGGTGTGTGCGACTAAGGGCTACCGCGCCCACTTTGTAAGCTCTGATGCTTTTGCGGCAGAGAAACTCCGGACTATGCGCGCATTTGGTGCAGAGCTTGACATAATTCCAAGTGAAAATGGTTTGATCACGGCAAAGTTGATTAACTCTCTGGTGGAGCGCGCGAGAGAATTGAGTAAGCGCCCGAATACTTTTTGGACAGATCAATTCAACAATGTCGATAATAGGAATGCATATCACGAGATGGCAAGGGAGATCATCGCCGTTCTCGGAAAGAACATTGATGAGTTCATAGCGGGAGTCGGCACGGGCGGATGTTTCTCCGGAAATTCAGAAGTGTTTAAGAATGAGGTACCCGGCATCCGGTGCATTCCTATCGAACCGTTGAACGTCCGCTCGCTCTCAGGCGGTGATACATCGGGAACACACAAGCTTGAAGGTATCGGGGCCGGGTTCGTGCCGGCAATATGCAGACTGGATTTGGCCGATGAAATTATGGCTGTGTCGGACAAAGACGCATACGAAACCGCGAGAAAGCTTGCCAGAATGGAAGGGATATTCGGAGGAACGACATCCGGTGCCAATGTCTGGGCCGCGATTCAAAGAGCAAGAATCATTGGGCCGGAAAAGAAAATAGTCACAATCATTTGTGATTCAGGATTAAAGTATCTCGATGGAGATTTGTATAGATGA
- a CDS encoding VOC family protein: MKITPIIKCRNMQKSLEFYTRVLGFIPKYPEAHPPVIDIVNGESEIQLSTLDGDGEFGTAVNVLVDDVDAVYREIIARGLVTTDREDSPVHRRPVRQTWGMREFYVDDPDGNTIRFRQPIS, from the coding sequence GTGAAGATAACTCCGATCATCAAATGCAGGAACATGCAGAAGTCGCTCGAGTTTTACACGCGAGTGCTTGGATTTATCCCGAAGTACCCAGAAGCTCATCCTCCAGTCATCGACATAGTCAATGGCGAATCTGAAATTCAACTTTCTACTCTTGACGGTGACGGCGAATTCGGGACCGCAGTGAATGTCCTTGTAGACGATGTCGATGCGGTGTACAGGGAGATTATCGCGAGAGGATTGGTCACAACCGATAGAGAAGATTCTCCGGTACATCGTCGACCGGTGCGCCAGACCTGGGGAATGAGAGAGTTCTACGTAGACGATCCCGATGGAAATACGATTCGGTTCAGACAACCGATTAGTTGA
- a CDS encoding VOC family protein, translating to MNGHIYFEIQADDLQRAANFYAKVFGWKFQRDPGIPIEYWRIQTGGTMGGLLKRPAKAPSLGSGTNAFVCSVEVENFDATARTIAKEGGKVALEKFAVTGVCWQGYFIDTEDNTFGVFQADSSAK from the coding sequence ATGAACGGCCACATATATTTTGAAATACAGGCGGACGACTTGCAACGCGCGGCGAATTTCTACGCGAAGGTTTTTGGCTGGAAATTTCAAAGAGATCCCGGTATCCCGATCGAGTATTGGCGGATACAAACGGGTGGTACGATGGGCGGACTTCTGAAACGGCCTGCAAAGGCACCGTCACTCGGTAGCGGAACGAACGCTTTCGTGTGTTCCGTGGAGGTGGAGAATTTCGATGCCACCGCCCGGACAATCGCGAAAGAAGGAGGAAAGGTCGCGCTCGAAAAGTTCGCTGTCACCGGAGTCTGCTGGCAAGGTTATTTCATCGACACGGAAGATAACACATTCGGTGTCTTTCAAGCGGACAGCTCGGCAAAATGA
- a CDS encoding dihydrofolate reductase family protein, producing MRTTVYVGTSLDGYIAGKDGDIAWLSEFESKEVFRSYAEFINGIDAIVIGRGTYETVLAYPTWPYDRKVFVLSTTIKELPEKFKKKASLLSMNPKEVLDHLSAKGFSRVYVDGGRVIQSFLREDLIDEMIITKVPLLLGEGIPLFGDLEQGLRFIHLRTEVYSNGLVKSQYERRRI from the coding sequence ATGAGGACGACAGTTTACGTCGGCACCAGTCTTGACGGTTACATAGCCGGGAAGGATGGCGACATTGCGTGGCTATCTGAGTTCGAGAGCAAGGAGGTGTTCCGGTCGTACGCCGAGTTCATCAATGGCATTGACGCTATCGTGATCGGAAGGGGGACATACGAGACCGTACTCGCGTACCCTACATGGCCTTATGACAGAAAGGTTTTCGTGTTGAGTACAACCATCAAGGAGTTGCCTGAAAAATTCAAGAAGAAGGCGTCGCTTCTATCCATGAATCCAAAGGAAGTACTCGACCATCTTTCCGCGAAGGGTTTCTCTCGTGTTTATGTTGATGGAGGAAGAGTCATACAGAGTTTTCTGAGGGAAGATCTGATCGACGAGATGATCATTACCAAAGTACCTCTTCTCCTGGGAGAAGGCATCCCTCTCTTCGGCGATCTCGAGCAAGGCCTGCGTTTCATACATCTGCGAACGGAAGTGTATTCAAATGGTCTCGTGAAGAGTCAATATGAAAGACGCAGGATCTGA
- a CDS encoding APC family permease yields the protein MGSNTSKDSASSPQLIRGLTLSGAVSLNMIDMIGVGPFITIPLIISAMGGPQAMLGWIFGAVIALSDGLVWAELGAAMPGSGGTYRYLRELYGKNGTGKMMSFLFIWQLIFSAPLSIASGCIGLSEYASYFFPSLRAAFLHVDIPLGGHAAISATGLTIIAMVACLVAVILLYRKIAIINKLARYLWIVVMATVGWVIFAGVTHFNASIAFDFPVGAFNLSKEFFLGLGSAMLISAYDYWGYYNVCFLGGEVKEPEKTIPRTIIISILLVGVIYVVMNISIIGVVPWQELVSGGGYGENRYLISALMQKLYGSWGGSLATILIMWTAFASVFSLLLGYSRIPYAAALDGNFFKIFGRVHDRHKIPYVSLLTLGFVAILFCFLSLAQVIAALVVIRIIIQFISQTVGLVVWRASHPEAPRPFKMWLYPLPAIISLAGFLFILFSRNNFLVEIRYAAIIIAAGVAVYFGRERLLKAREA from the coding sequence TTGGGTTCGAATACGAGCAAAGATTCCGCGTCGTCTCCACAACTCATTCGCGGCCTGACGCTCTCAGGTGCGGTTTCGCTGAACATGATCGACATGATTGGTGTCGGTCCATTCATCACTATACCACTAATAATTTCGGCGATGGGCGGCCCCCAGGCGATGCTCGGCTGGATATTCGGGGCAGTGATCGCGTTGAGTGACGGACTCGTGTGGGCCGAACTCGGCGCTGCGATGCCCGGGTCGGGTGGGACATACCGGTATCTACGTGAGCTCTACGGTAAGAACGGGACCGGCAAAATGATGTCCTTCCTTTTCATCTGGCAGCTCATATTCAGCGCACCACTCTCGATCGCGTCGGGGTGTATCGGCCTTTCCGAATATGCTTCTTACTTCTTTCCTTCGCTCCGGGCCGCTTTCCTTCACGTGGATATCCCACTCGGCGGGCACGCCGCGATAAGTGCGACCGGCTTGACAATCATCGCCATGGTTGCATGCCTCGTAGCGGTCATCTTGCTATACAGGAAGATCGCAATAATAAACAAGCTCGCGCGGTATCTCTGGATTGTCGTAATGGCGACGGTAGGCTGGGTAATATTCGCGGGTGTGACCCATTTTAACGCGAGCATCGCGTTCGATTTTCCAGTCGGCGCATTCAATCTTTCTAAAGAATTCTTCCTCGGACTCGGCTCGGCGATGCTGATCTCCGCCTACGATTACTGGGGATATTATAATGTTTGCTTCCTCGGAGGCGAGGTGAAGGAACCGGAGAAGACTATTCCGAGGACGATAATTATCTCGATCCTTCTCGTCGGCGTCATCTATGTTGTAATGAACATTAGCATTATCGGTGTGGTCCCATGGCAGGAACTCGTGAGCGGTGGAGGATACGGCGAGAACCGCTACCTCATCTCTGCGCTGATGCAAAAATTATATGGAAGCTGGGGCGGATCCCTCGCGACGATACTTATTATGTGGACTGCTTTCGCCTCCGTTTTCTCGCTTCTCCTGGGGTATTCGAGAATACCATATGCCGCGGCTCTGGATGGAAATTTCTTCAAGATATTCGGACGCGTCCATGACAGACACAAGATCCCGTATGTTTCACTCTTGACGCTCGGATTCGTCGCAATTCTATTCTGTTTCCTCAGCCTTGCCCAGGTTATCGCCGCGCTCGTGGTAATCAGGATAATCATTCAATTCATTTCTCAAACTGTTGGGCTGGTCGTCTGGCGCGCATCCCACCCGGAGGCTCCACGCCCATTCAAAATGTGGCTCTATCCTCTCCCCGCAATTATTTCACTCGCCGGATTTCTCTTCATACTTTTTTCACGGAATAATTTTTTGGTCGAGATACGCTACGCCGCGATTATAATTGCCGCGGGAGTTGCAGTGTATTTTGGTAGAGAACGATTGCTCAAGGCACGCGAAGCTTAG